One region of Streptomyces subrutilus genomic DNA includes:
- the cbiQ gene encoding cobalt ECF transporter T component CbiQ yields the protein MLPIDAAAHSSRWRHRHPLEKALLGIGLTVTAVCLPPWPGGPLVGAATLCVLLGPAGVAGRQLWRAFRIPLGFCFTGALPLLVAVGGPTGFVSLAPDGPRQAAELLLRTSAASLGVLLFAFTTPVSDVLPRLVRAGVPAPVVDVALVMYRIGFLLLDSLARIRQAQAARLGTTGRAAAWRSAAGLAATSFVRAFDRAARLQAGLAGRGYDGALRVLVPESSLSWRFLAWSGALLAGLVAVTLALKELYL from the coding sequence GTGCTGCCGATCGACGCGGCGGCGCACAGCAGCCGCTGGCGCCATCGCCACCCGCTGGAGAAGGCACTGCTGGGGATCGGACTGACGGTCACCGCGGTGTGCCTTCCCCCCTGGCCCGGCGGTCCGCTGGTCGGGGCGGCCACCCTGTGCGTGCTGCTCGGCCCCGCCGGGGTGGCCGGGCGGCAGCTGTGGCGGGCCTTTCGGATCCCGCTCGGCTTCTGCTTCACCGGGGCGCTGCCGCTGCTGGTCGCGGTGGGCGGGCCGACCGGGTTCGTCTCGCTGGCCCCGGACGGCCCCCGGCAGGCCGCCGAGCTGCTGCTGCGCACCTCGGCGGCCTCGCTCGGCGTGCTCCTGTTCGCCTTCACCACCCCGGTCTCGGACGTGCTGCCGCGGCTGGTGCGGGCGGGGGTGCCGGCCCCGGTCGTGGACGTGGCCCTGGTCATGTACCGGATCGGGTTCCTGCTGCTCGACTCCCTCGCCCGGATCCGCCAGGCCCAGGCGGCCCGCCTGGGCACCACCGGCCGGGCGGCGGCGTGGCGTTCGGCGGCCGGCCTCGCCGCGACCTCGTTCGTACGGGCCTTCGACCGCGCGGCGCGGCTCCAGGCGGGCCTCGCCGGGCGGGGCTACGACGGCGCGCTGCGGGTGCTGGTCCCCGAGTCCTCGCTGTCCTGGCGGTTCCTGGCCTGGTCCGGCGCGCTGCTGGCCGGGCTGGTCGCCGTGACCCTCGCACTGAAGGAGCTGTACCTGTGA
- a CDS encoding energy-coupling factor ABC transporter ATP-binding protein: MRPLVELVGAGYAYEDGPAVLSGVDFGIAEGRALVLLGRNGSGKTTLMRLLSGGLKPGPGALHLDGRAVAHDRAGLTRLRTAVQLVVQDPDDQLFAASVEQDVSFGPMNLGLPVAEVRERVDSALAALDITALRDRPTHLLSYGQRKRAAIAGAVAMAPRVLILDEPTAGLDPDGQERLLEVLAGLRASGTTVVMATHDVDLAVRWADDAAVLTPSGIRVGPAQELLSDPALLAGAGLRQAWSPAVTALLRAHGLLAAGLPGPRTPEALSDWR, from the coding sequence GTGAGGCCGTTGGTGGAACTGGTGGGCGCGGGGTACGCGTACGAGGACGGCCCCGCCGTGCTGTCCGGGGTGGACTTCGGGATCGCCGAGGGCCGGGCGCTGGTCCTGCTCGGCCGCAACGGCAGCGGCAAGACCACGCTGATGCGGCTACTGAGCGGCGGCCTGAAGCCCGGCCCGGGCGCGCTGCACCTCGACGGCAGGGCGGTGGCGCACGACCGGGCGGGGCTGACCCGGCTGCGCACGGCGGTCCAGCTGGTCGTGCAGGACCCGGACGACCAGCTGTTCGCGGCCTCGGTGGAACAGGACGTCTCCTTCGGGCCGATGAACCTGGGCCTGCCGGTCGCGGAGGTTCGCGAGCGGGTCGATTCCGCCCTCGCCGCGCTGGACATCACGGCGCTGCGGGACCGCCCGACGCACCTGCTCTCGTACGGGCAGCGCAAGCGGGCGGCCATCGCGGGGGCGGTGGCGATGGCTCCGCGCGTGCTGATCCTGGACGAGCCGACGGCGGGTCTGGACCCGGACGGCCAGGAACGGCTGCTGGAGGTCCTGGCGGGCCTGCGCGCCTCGGGGACCACCGTGGTGATGGCCACGCACGACGTGGACCTGGCCGTGCGGTGGGCCGACGACGCGGCGGTGCTGACCCCGTCCGGCATCCGCGTGGGGCCGGCCCAGGAGCTGCTGTCCGATCCGGCGCTGCTGGCCGGGGCGGGCCTGCGCCAGGCCTGGTCCCCGGCGGTGACGGCCCTGCTGCGCGCCCACGGCCTGCTGGCCGCCGGACTCCCGGGCCCGCGCACCCCGGAGGCCCTGTCCGACTGGCGGTAG
- a CDS encoding EF-hand domain-containing protein has translation MASIESARATFDKFDVNGDGFITADEYSAAMKAMGDAYVTGAVADAVLAAKDANGDGLLSFDEFWAALNK, from the coding sequence GTGGCGAGCATCGAGAGCGCGCGGGCGACGTTCGACAAGTTCGACGTGAACGGTGACGGCTTCATCACGGCCGACGAGTACAGCGCGGCCATGAAGGCCATGGGTGACGCCTACGTCACCGGCGCCGTCGCGGACGCGGTGCTCGCGGCCAAGGACGCCAACGGCGACGGCCTGCTGAGCTTCGACGAGTTCTGGGCCGCCCTCAACAAGTAG
- a CDS encoding energy-coupling factor ABC transporter permease, producing the protein MHIAEGFLPPLHAVAWGAASAPFVVHGVRALTREVKANPESTLLLGASGAFTFVLSALKIPSVTGSCSHPTGTGLGAILFRPPIMAVLGTITLLFQALLLAHGGLTTLGANVFSMAVAGPWAGYAVYRLLRKFDLPLMVAVFFGAFFADLVTYCVTSVQLALAFPDAATGFTGALVKFAEIFALTQIPLAVSEGLLTVLVMRLLMQSSKSDLIRLGVAKLTGSEKQREAAV; encoded by the coding sequence ATGCATATTGCCGAGGGGTTCCTACCCCCGTTGCACGCGGTCGCCTGGGGCGCCGCGTCCGCCCCCTTCGTCGTCCACGGCGTCCGGGCCCTCACCCGCGAGGTGAAGGCCAATCCCGAGAGCACGCTCCTGCTCGGTGCGTCCGGAGCGTTCACTTTCGTCCTTTCCGCCCTGAAGATTCCCTCGGTGACGGGAAGTTGCTCCCACCCCACCGGTACGGGGCTCGGGGCCATCCTGTTCAGGCCGCCGATCATGGCGGTGCTCGGCACGATCACCCTGCTCTTCCAGGCGCTGCTCCTCGCGCACGGCGGGCTCACCACGCTCGGCGCCAACGTCTTCTCGATGGCGGTCGCCGGGCCGTGGGCGGGCTACGCCGTCTACCGCCTGCTGCGGAAGTTCGACCTGCCGCTGATGGTGGCGGTGTTCTTCGGCGCGTTCTTCGCCGACCTGGTCACCTACTGCGTGACCTCCGTCCAGCTGGCGCTGGCCTTCCCCGACGCGGCGACCGGGTTCACCGGCGCGCTGGTGAAGTTCGCGGAGATCTTCGCCCTCACCCAGATCCCCCTCGCGGTCAGCGAGGGCCTGCTGACCGTGCTCGTGATGCGCCTGCTGATGCAGTCCAGCAAGTCGGACCTGATCCGGCTCGGCGTCGCCAAGCTCACCGGATCCGAGAAGCAGCGGGAGGCGGCGGTCTGA
- a CDS encoding AMIN-like domain-containing (lipo)protein, whose amino-acid sequence MHPRLRQLVALASGALLAACLSFAAPASAATPSAATASATQTQTPLVVNARWAGHATYDRIVIDLQGYVPGATVTPVAQLIYDGSGQPVPLAGKHFLEIRLNPAAAHDDAGNNVYRGPKLQKIGLTKLKGIAMTGDYEGYVTFGAAFDTVPYYRVYTLHSPERLVVDVSHATQ is encoded by the coding sequence ATCCACCCACGCCTCCGGCAGCTCGTGGCCCTGGCATCCGGCGCTCTGCTCGCCGCCTGCCTCTCCTTCGCCGCTCCTGCCTCGGCCGCCACTCCGTCCGCCGCCACCGCATCCGCCACCCAGACCCAGACCCCGCTCGTCGTCAATGCCCGCTGGGCCGGGCACGCCACGTACGACCGGATCGTCATCGACCTGCAGGGGTACGTCCCCGGGGCGACCGTCACTCCCGTCGCGCAGCTGATCTACGACGGTTCCGGCCAGCCCGTGCCGCTCGCCGGGAAGCACTTCCTGGAGATCCGCCTCAATCCCGCCGCCGCGCACGACGACGCGGGCAACAACGTCTACCGCGGCCCGAAGCTGCAGAAGATCGGGCTCACGAAGCTCAAGGGCATCGCCATGACCGGCGACTACGAGGGGTACGTCACCTTCGGAGCCGCCTTCGACACGGTGCCGTACTACCGCGTCTACACCCTGCACTCACCCGAGCGGCTCGTCGTGGACGTCTCCCACGCGACGCAGTGA
- a CDS encoding YncE family protein: protein MKTPCLPRKAAVLLAGLVLAALAGCGSADKGPAEALGTKGAAQPPKAVPAAPPGLPGMPPLLDPNDVYAADRPNKLSPVVKDFPSRVYVPNTNSNTVSVIDPATYQVIDTIPVGVQPQHVVPSWDMKTLWVNNNRGHTLTPINPATGEAGKPVEVHDPYNLYFTPNGKYAIVMASMDKELVFRDPHTMDRVKTVPVSCYGVNHADFSADGRYFIVSCEFSGELLKVDTEKMEVIGQQKLPFEGAMPQDVKVSPDGKTFYIADMMAHGMWVLSGDKFEVPKLLPTGKGCHGLYVSRDSKEMYVSNRGEGTVSVFDFPQNKLTKKWTLPDGGSPDMGGVSADGKVLWLSGRYNSEVYAIDTVTGKQIARIPVGGGPHGLAVYPQPGRYSLGHTGIFR from the coding sequence ATGAAGACCCCCTGCCTTCCCCGGAAGGCCGCCGTGCTGCTGGCCGGTCTGGTCCTCGCCGCCCTGGCCGGCTGCGGATCGGCCGACAAGGGACCCGCCGAGGCGCTCGGCACCAAGGGTGCCGCCCAGCCCCCCAAGGCCGTCCCGGCGGCCCCGCCGGGCCTGCCCGGAATGCCCCCGCTGCTCGATCCGAACGACGTGTACGCGGCGGACCGGCCGAACAAGCTCTCCCCGGTGGTCAAGGACTTCCCCTCCCGCGTCTACGTGCCGAACACCAACTCCAACACGGTGTCCGTCATCGACCCGGCCACCTACCAGGTCATCGACACGATCCCCGTCGGCGTGCAGCCCCAGCACGTGGTGCCCTCCTGGGACATGAAGACCCTGTGGGTCAACAACAACCGCGGCCACACCCTCACCCCGATCAACCCGGCGACCGGGGAGGCCGGAAAGCCCGTCGAGGTGCACGACCCGTACAACCTGTACTTCACGCCGAACGGCAAGTACGCGATCGTCATGGCCTCCATGGACAAGGAGCTGGTCTTCCGCGACCCGCACACGATGGACCGGGTCAAGACCGTCCCGGTGAGCTGTTACGGCGTCAACCACGCGGACTTCTCCGCCGACGGCCGCTACTTCATCGTGAGCTGCGAGTTCTCCGGCGAACTCCTCAAGGTCGACACCGAGAAGATGGAGGTCATCGGCCAGCAGAAGCTGCCGTTCGAGGGCGCCATGCCCCAGGACGTCAAGGTCTCCCCGGACGGGAAGACCTTCTACATCGCGGACATGATGGCCCACGGCATGTGGGTGCTCAGCGGCGACAAGTTCGAGGTGCCGAAGCTGCTGCCGACCGGGAAGGGCTGTCACGGCCTGTACGTGAGCCGCGACTCCAAGGAGATGTACGTCTCCAACCGCGGGGAGGGGACGGTCTCGGTCTTCGACTTCCCGCAGAACAAGCTCACCAAGAAGTGGACGCTGCCCGACGGCGGCAGCCCGGACATGGGCGGCGTCTCCGCCGACGGCAAGGTGCTGTGGCTGTCGGGACGCTACAACTCCGAGGTCTACGCCATCGACACGGTCACCGGCAAGCAGATCGCCCGGATCCCCGTCGGCGGCGGCCCGCACGGCCTCGCCGTGTACCCGCAGCCCGGCCGCTACTCGCTGGGCCACACCGGCATCTTCCGGTAG
- a CDS encoding polysaccharide deacetylase family protein, whose amino-acid sequence MLSHPGRRAVLRAGGLATAGAAVAGLTAACGPGGPAAPPAAPPVAPPPAPARPARPAAPAAALPRRYAGQPAEIAHGPRDRPRVALTFHGNGDPAIARAVLAAAEKAGARVTVLAIGSWLDAHPDLARRILDGGHELGNHTQRHLAINDLPEAEAYAEITGCAQRLKRLTGSIGTWFRPSQTQFATPLVQKLAQRAGYPHVLSYDVDSLDFTSPGAAAVIRTVTGTIRPGSVVSLHFGYADTVDAMPPLLEELARRKLRAVTTTELLTP is encoded by the coding sequence GTGCTCTCACATCCAGGCCGCCGCGCGGTCCTGCGCGCGGGCGGTCTCGCCACGGCCGGCGCCGCCGTGGCCGGCCTCACCGCCGCCTGCGGACCGGGCGGCCCCGCCGCCCCGCCCGCCGCCCCGCCCGTCGCCCCGCCCCCCGCTCCGGCCAGACCGGCCCGGCCGGCCGCACCGGCCGCGGCCCTCCCCCGCCGGTACGCCGGCCAACCCGCCGAGATCGCCCACGGCCCGCGCGACCGCCCCCGGGTCGCCCTGACCTTCCACGGCAACGGGGACCCCGCCATCGCCCGGGCGGTGCTGGCCGCCGCCGAGAAGGCGGGCGCCCGGGTGACCGTACTGGCGATCGGCAGCTGGCTCGACGCCCACCCGGACCTGGCCCGCAGGATCCTCGACGGAGGCCACGAACTCGGCAACCACACCCAGCGCCACCTCGCGATCAACGACCTGCCCGAGGCCGAGGCCTACGCCGAGATCACCGGCTGCGCCCAGCGGCTCAAGCGGCTCACCGGCTCCATCGGCACCTGGTTCCGCCCCTCCCAGACGCAGTTCGCGACCCCGCTCGTCCAGAAGCTGGCCCAGCGGGCCGGCTACCCCCACGTCCTGTCCTACGACGTGGACTCCCTCGACTTCACCTCGCCCGGTGCCGCGGCCGTCATCCGCACCGTCACCGGGACGATCCGGCCCGGATCGGTGGTGAGCCTGCACTTCGGCTACGCGGACACGGTCGACGCGATGCCGCCCCTCCTCGAAGAACTCGCGCGCCGCAAGCTGCGCGCGGTGACCACCACGGAGCTGCTGACGCCATGA
- the glyA gene encoding serine hydroxymethyltransferase yields the protein MSVLNTPLHELDPDVAAAVDAELVRQQSTLEMIASENFAPVAVMEAQGSVLTNKYAEGYPGRRYYGGCEHVDVVEQIAIDRVKALFGAEAANVQPHSGAQANAAAMFALLKPGDTIMGLNLAHGGHLTHGMKINFSGKLYNVVPYHVDESGQVDMAEVERLAKESKPQLIVAGWSAYPRQLDFAAFRRIADEVGAYLMVDMAHFAGLVAAGLHPNPVPHAHVVTTTTHKTLGGPRGGVILSTQELAKKINSAVFPGQQGGPLEHVIAAKAVSFKVAASEDFKERQVRTLEGAKIIAERLVQPDVTEVGVSVLSGGTDVHLVLVDLRNSELDGQQAEDRLHEIGITVNRNAIPNDPRPPMVTSGLRIGTPALATRGFGAEDFTEVAEIIAAALKPAYDSESLKARVSALAAKFPLYPSL from the coding sequence ATGTCCGTACTGAACACCCCTCTCCACGAACTCGACCCCGACGTCGCCGCCGCCGTCGACGCCGAGCTCGTGCGCCAGCAGTCGACCCTGGAAATGATCGCGTCGGAGAACTTCGCTCCGGTCGCCGTCATGGAGGCCCAGGGCTCGGTCCTGACCAACAAGTACGCCGAGGGCTACCCCGGCCGCCGCTACTACGGCGGCTGCGAGCACGTCGACGTGGTCGAGCAGATCGCGATCGACCGCGTCAAGGCGCTGTTCGGCGCCGAGGCCGCGAACGTCCAGCCGCACTCCGGTGCGCAGGCGAACGCCGCCGCGATGTTCGCCCTGCTGAAGCCGGGCGACACGATCATGGGCCTGAACCTGGCCCACGGCGGTCACCTGACCCACGGCATGAAGATCAACTTCTCCGGCAAGCTCTACAACGTGGTCCCGTACCACGTCGACGAGTCGGGCCAGGTCGACATGGCCGAGGTCGAGCGCCTCGCCAAGGAGTCCAAGCCGCAGCTGATCGTCGCGGGCTGGTCCGCCTACCCGCGCCAGCTGGACTTCGCCGCCTTCCGCCGCATCGCGGACGAGGTCGGCGCGTACCTGATGGTCGACATGGCGCACTTCGCCGGCCTGGTCGCCGCGGGCCTGCACCCGAACCCGGTGCCGCACGCCCACGTCGTCACCACCACCACGCACAAGACCCTCGGCGGTCCGCGCGGCGGTGTCATCCTGTCGACGCAGGAGCTGGCCAAGAAGATCAACTCCGCGGTCTTCCCCGGCCAGCAGGGCGGTCCGCTCGAGCACGTGATCGCCGCCAAGGCGGTCTCCTTCAAGGTCGCGGCCTCGGAGGACTTCAAGGAGCGCCAGGTGCGCACCCTGGAGGGCGCGAAGATCATCGCCGAGCGCCTGGTGCAGCCGGACGTCACCGAGGTCGGCGTGTCCGTCCTCTCCGGCGGCACGGACGTCCACCTGGTCCTGGTCGACCTGCGCAACTCCGAGCTCGACGGCCAGCAGGCCGAGGACCGGCTCCACGAGATCGGCATCACGGTCAACCGGAACGCCATCCCGAACGACCCGCGTCCGCCGATGGTCACCTCGGGCCTGCGCATCGGCACGCCGGCGCTGGCCACCCGCGGGTTCGGCGCCGAGGACTTCACGGAGGTCGCGGAGATCATCGCGGCCGCGCTGAAGCCCGCGTACGACAGCGAGTCGCTCAAGGCCCGCGTCTCCGCGCTCGCCGCGAAGTTCCCGCTGTACCCGTCGCTCTAG
- a CDS encoding L-serine ammonia-lyase, giving the protein MAISVFDLFSIGIGPSSSHTVGPMRAARMFVTRLKKDGVLAQTASVRAELFGSLGATGHGHGTPKAVLLGLEGHSPRTVDVGTADDEVERIRKSGRLRLLGAEIGDGHEIAFDEPNQLILHRRRSLPYHANGMTLFAYDAAGAPLLEKTYYSVGGGFVVDEDAVGEDRIKLDDTVLKYPFRSGDEMLRLANETGLSISSLMLENEKAWRTEDEIREGLLEIWRVMQSCVARGLSREGILPGGLRVKRRAASTARQLRTEGDPMMHRSEWTTIYAMAVNEENAAGGRVVTAPTNGAAGVLPAVLHYYMNFVPGADEDGVVRFLLAAGAIGMLFKENASISGAEVGCQGEVGSACSMAAGALAEVLGGTPEQVENAAEIGMEHNLGLTCDPVGGLVQIPCIERNGMAAVKAVTAAKMAMRGDGSHKVSLDKVIKTMKETGADMKVKYKETARGGLAVNVIEC; this is encoded by the coding sequence GTGGCCATCTCCGTCTTCGACCTCTTCTCCATCGGCATCGGCCCGTCCTCCTCCCACACGGTCGGACCGATGCGCGCCGCGCGCATGTTCGTGACGCGCCTGAAGAAGGACGGTGTGCTCGCCCAGACGGCCTCCGTGCGGGCCGAGCTGTTCGGCTCCCTCGGCGCGACCGGCCACGGCCACGGCACCCCCAAGGCGGTACTGCTCGGCCTGGAGGGCCACTCCCCGCGCACGGTCGACGTGGGGACCGCGGACGACGAGGTGGAGCGCATCCGCAAGAGCGGCCGGCTGCGGCTGCTCGGCGCGGAGATAGGCGATGGCCACGAGATCGCCTTCGACGAGCCGAACCAGCTGATCCTGCACCGCCGGCGCTCGCTGCCGTACCACGCGAACGGCATGACGCTCTTCGCGTACGACGCGGCCGGCGCCCCGCTGCTGGAGAAGACGTACTACTCGGTCGGCGGCGGTTTCGTCGTGGACGAGGACGCCGTCGGCGAGGACCGGATCAAGCTCGACGACACCGTACTGAAGTACCCCTTCCGCTCCGGCGACGAGATGCTGCGCCTGGCCAACGAGACGGGCCTGTCGATCTCCTCGCTGATGCTGGAGAACGAGAAGGCCTGGCGCACCGAGGACGAGATCCGCGAGGGGCTGCTGGAGATCTGGCGCGTCATGCAGTCCTGCGTCGCCCGCGGCCTGTCCCGCGAGGGCATCCTCCCGGGCGGCCTGCGGGTCAAGCGCCGGGCCGCCTCCACGGCGCGCCAGCTGCGCACCGAGGGCGACCCGATGATGCACCGCAGCGAGTGGACGACTATCTACGCGATGGCCGTCAACGAGGAGAACGCGGCGGGCGGCCGGGTCGTGACCGCCCCGACCAACGGCGCGGCGGGCGTGCTGCCGGCGGTCCTGCACTACTACATGAACTTCGTGCCGGGCGCGGACGAGGACGGCGTGGTCCGCTTCCTCCTCGCGGCGGGCGCGATCGGCATGCTGTTCAAGGAGAACGCCTCGATCTCCGGCGCCGAGGTCGGCTGCCAGGGCGAGGTCGGCTCGGCCTGCTCGATGGCGGCCGGCGCCCTCGCGGAGGTCCTGGGCGGCACCCCGGAGCAGGTCGAGAACGCGGCCGAGATCGGCATGGAGCACAACCTGGGCCTGACCTGCGACCCGGTCGGCGGCCTGGTCCAGATCCCGTGCATCGAGCGCAACGGCATGGCGGCGGTCAAGGCCGTGACCGCGGCGAAGATGGCGATGCGCGGCGACGGCAGCCACAAGGTCTCCCTCGACAAGGTCATCAAGACCATGAAGGAGACCGGCGCCGACATGAAGGTCAAGTACAAGGAGACCGCCCGCGGCGGCCTCGCGGTCAACGTCATCGAGTGCTGA
- the gcvH gene encoding glycine cleavage system protein GcvH, whose protein sequence is MSNPQQLRYSKEHEWLSDAEGGVATVGITEFAANALGDVVYAQLPEVGDTVTAGETCGELESTKSVSDLYSPVSGEVVESNQDVVDNPALVNTDPFEGGWLFKVRVAQEPGDLLSADEYAKLTAGN, encoded by the coding sequence ATGAGCAACCCCCAGCAGCTGCGTTACAGCAAGGAGCACGAGTGGCTGTCGGACGCCGAGGGCGGCGTCGCGACGGTCGGCATCACGGAGTTCGCGGCCAACGCGCTCGGTGACGTCGTCTACGCCCAGCTTCCCGAGGTCGGCGACACGGTGACCGCGGGCGAGACCTGCGGCGAGCTGGAGTCGACCAAGTCGGTCAGCGACCTGTACTCCCCCGTCTCCGGCGAGGTCGTCGAGTCCAACCAGGACGTCGTCGACAACCCGGCGCTCGTGAACACGGACCCGTTCGAGGGCGGCTGGCTGTTCAAGGTGCGCGTCGCGCAGGAGCCGGGCGACCTGCTCTCCGCCGACGAGTACGCCAAGCTCACCGCCGGTAACTGA
- the gcvT gene encoding glycine cleavage system aminomethyltransferase GcvT, with amino-acid sequence MSNAPRLTALDALHRSLGATMTDFAGWDMPLRYGSERDEHNAVRTKAGLFDLSHMGEITLTGPEAVKVLDYALVGNISTVGVGRARYTHICQEDGGILDDLIVYRLGETEFMVVANASNAQVVLDALTERAAGFDAEVRDDRDAYALIAVQGPQSPGILASLTDADLDGLKYYAGLPGTVAGVPALIARTGYTGEDGFELFVAPEHAVELWQALTKAGEGVGLVPAGLSCRDTLRLEAGMPLYGHELTTSLTPFDAGLGRVVKFEKEGDFVGRAALEAAAERAATNPPRKLVGLVAEGRRVPRAGFSVVVGGQVVGEVTSGAPSPTLGKPIAMAYVDAAHAAPGTSGVGVDIRGTHEPYEVVALPFYKRQK; translated from the coding sequence ATGAGCAACGCCCCCCGTCTGACCGCACTCGATGCGCTGCACCGCTCGCTCGGTGCGACCATGACCGACTTCGCGGGCTGGGACATGCCCCTGCGGTACGGCAGCGAGCGCGACGAGCACAACGCCGTACGCACCAAGGCCGGCCTGTTCGATCTGTCCCACATGGGCGAGATCACCCTCACCGGCCCGGAGGCCGTCAAGGTCCTGGACTACGCGCTGGTCGGCAACATCTCCACCGTCGGCGTCGGCCGCGCCCGCTACACGCACATCTGCCAGGAGGACGGCGGGATCCTCGACGACCTGATCGTCTACCGCCTCGGCGAGACCGAGTTCATGGTCGTCGCCAACGCCTCCAACGCCCAGGTGGTGCTGGACGCCCTGACGGAGCGCGCCGCCGGCTTCGACGCCGAGGTCCGCGACGACCGCGACGCGTACGCGCTGATCGCCGTGCAGGGCCCGCAGTCCCCCGGCATCCTGGCATCCCTCACCGACGCCGACCTGGACGGACTCAAGTACTACGCCGGCCTGCCGGGCACGGTGGCCGGGGTTCCCGCGCTCATCGCCCGTACGGGCTACACCGGCGAGGACGGCTTCGAGCTGTTCGTCGCCCCCGAGCACGCCGTGGAGCTGTGGCAGGCGCTGACCAAGGCGGGCGAGGGCGTCGGCCTGGTCCCGGCCGGCCTGTCCTGCCGCGACACCCTGCGCCTGGAGGCGGGCATGCCGCTGTACGGGCACGAGCTGACCACCTCGCTGACCCCGTTCGACGCGGGGCTGGGGCGGGTCGTGAAGTTCGAGAAGGAGGGGGACTTCGTGGGCCGCGCCGCGCTGGAGGCCGCCGCCGAGCGCGCCGCGACGAACCCGCCGCGCAAGCTGGTCGGCCTGGTCGCCGAGGGCCGCCGCGTCCCGCGCGCCGGCTTCTCCGTGGTGGTCGGCGGCCAGGTCGTCGGCGAGGTCACCTCGGGCGCCCCGTCGCCCACGCTGGGCAAGCCGATCGCGATGGCGTACGTCGACGCGGCCCACGCCGCGCCCGGCACCTCCGGCGTCGGCGTGGACATTCGCGGTACGCATGAGCCGTACGAGGTCGTGGCCCTGCCGTTCTACAAGCGGCAGAAGTAG
- a CDS encoding PadR family transcriptional regulator has protein sequence MSLPHAILTALLEKPSSGLELTRRFDKSIGYFWSATHQQIYRELGRLEESGLIRELPSEVPVRGQKKEYEVLAAGGAELARWVGESQDPKPMRDPLLLRIRAAGVVGPQGLGPELRRHLELHRRQLAQYEAIEEKDFPPERDAVEDRLRRLVLHGGIALETFWLHWLEEALGEVEDMAADGPGSGA, from the coding sequence ATGTCGCTCCCGCACGCCATCCTCACCGCCCTGCTCGAGAAGCCCTCGTCCGGGCTGGAGCTGACCCGGCGGTTCGACAAGTCGATCGGGTACTTCTGGTCGGCGACCCACCAGCAGATCTACCGCGAGCTCGGCAGGCTGGAGGAGTCCGGTCTGATCCGGGAGCTGCCGAGCGAGGTGCCCGTGCGGGGGCAGAAGAAGGAGTACGAGGTCCTGGCGGCGGGCGGCGCGGAACTGGCGCGCTGGGTCGGCGAGAGCCAGGACCCCAAGCCGATGCGCGATCCGCTGCTGTTGCGCATCCGGGCGGCGGGCGTGGTCGGGCCGCAGGGGCTCGGACCCGAGCTGCGGCGCCATCTGGAGCTGCACCGGCGCCAGCTGGCGCAGTACGAGGCGATCGAGGAGAAGGACTTCCCGCCGGAGCGCGACGCCGTGGAGGACCGGCTGCGCCGCCTGGTCCTGCACGGCGGGATCGCCCTGGAGACGTTCTGGCTGCACTGGCTCGAGGAGGCACTGGGCGAGGTCGAGGACATGGCCGCCGACGGGCCCGGCTCCGGGGCATGA
- a CDS encoding energy-coupling factor ABC transporter substrate-binding protein yields the protein MTRNAKINTLLLLLVAALAVLPLALGLGDGKEEPFAGADAQAEAAITELRPDYEPWFSPLYEPPSAEVESALFALQAALGAGVLAYYFGVRKGRRQGAAAVAAATPAETPATES from the coding sequence ATGACCAGGAACGCGAAGATCAACACCCTGCTGCTGCTCCTGGTGGCGGCGCTGGCCGTCCTCCCCCTCGCACTGGGGCTGGGAGACGGCAAGGAGGAGCCGTTCGCGGGCGCCGACGCGCAGGCTGAGGCGGCCATCACCGAGCTGCGGCCCGACTACGAGCCGTGGTTCTCGCCGCTGTACGAGCCGCCCTCCGCGGAGGTCGAGTCGGCGCTGTTCGCCCTCCAGGCGGCACTGGGCGCGGGCGTGCTCGCGTACTACTTCGGGGTCCGCAAGGGCCGCCGCCAGGGCGCCGCGGCCGTGGCGGCCGCGACGCCCGCCGAGACTCCCGCCACGGAGTCGTAG